The proteins below are encoded in one region of Macaca nemestrina isolate mMacNem1 chromosome 10, mMacNem.hap1, whole genome shotgun sequence:
- the LOC105492891 gene encoding proto-oncogene Wnt-1, translated as MGLWALLPGWVSATLLLALAALPAALAANSSGRWWGIVNVASSTNLLTDSKSLQLVLEPSLQLLSRKQRRLIRQNPGILHSVSGGLQSAVRECKWQFRNRRWNCPTAPGPHLFGKIVNRGCRETAFIFAITSAGVTHSVARSCSEGSIESCTCDYRRRGPGGPDWHWGGCSDNIDFGRLFGREFVDSGEKGRDLRFLMNLHNNEAGRTTVFSEMRQECKCHGMSGSCTVRTCWMRLPTLRAVGDVLRDRFDGASRVLYGNRGSNRASRAELLRLEPEDPAHKPPSPHDLVYFEKSPNFCTYSGRLGTAGTAGRACNSSSPALDGCELLCCGRGHRTRTQRVTERCNCTFHWCCHVSCRNCTHTRVLHECL; from the exons ATGGGGCTCTGGGCGCTGTTGCCTGGCTGGGTTTCTGCTACGCTGCTGCTGGCGCTGGCCGCTCTGCCCGCAGCCCTGGCTGCCAACAGCAGTGGCCGATGGTG GGGTATTGTGAACGTAGCCTCCTCCACGAACCTGCTGACGGACTCCAAGAGTCTGCAACTGGTACTCGAGCCCAGTCTGCAGCTGTTGAGCCGCAAACAGCGGCGTCTGATACGCCAAAATCCGGGGATCCTGCACAGCGTGAGTGGGGGGCTGCAGAGTGCCGTGCGCGAGTGCAAGTGGCAGTTCCGGAATCGCCGCTGGAACTGTCCCACTGCTCCAGGGCCCCACCTCTTCGGCAAGATCGTCAACCGAG GCTGTCGAGAAACGGCGTTTATCTTCGCTATCACCTCCGCCGGGGTCACCCATTCGGTGGCGCGCTCCTGCTCAGAGGGTTCCATCGAATCCTGCACGTGTGACTACCGGCGGCGCGGCCCCGGGGGCCCCGACTGGCATTGGGGGGGCTGCAGCGACAACATTGACTTCGGCCGCCTCTTCGGCCGGGAGTTCGTGGACTCCGGGGAGAAGGGGCGGGACCTGCGCTTCCTCATGAACCTTCACAACAACGAGGCTGGCCGTACG ACCGTATTCTCCGAGATGCGTCAGGAGTGCAAGTGCCACGGGATGTCCGGATCCTGCACGGTGCGCACGTGCTGGATGCGGCTGCCCACCCTGCGCGCCGTGGGCGATGTGCTGCGCGACCGCTTCGACGGCGCCTCGCGCGTCCTCTACGGCAACCGCGGCAGCAACCGCGCTTCGCGGGCGGAGCTGCTGCGCCTGGAGCCGGAAGACCCGGCCCACAAACCGCCCTCCCCCCACGACCTCGTCTACTTCGAGAAATCGCCCAACTTCTGCACGTACAGCGGACGCCTGGGTACAGCGGGCACGGCAGGGCGCGCCTGTAACAGCTCGTCGCCCGCGCTGGACGGCTGCGAGCTGCTCTGCTGCGGCAGGGGCCACCGCACGCGCACGCAGCGCGTCACCGAGCGCTGCAACTGCACCTTCCACTGGTGCTGCCACGTCAGCTGCCGCAACTGCACGCACACGCGCGTACTGCACGAGTGTCTGTGA